One stretch of Bacteroidota bacterium DNA includes these proteins:
- the nadB gene encoding L-aspartate oxidase, translating to MKRHVDFLILGSGIAGLSYALKVAPHGKVCMVTKATEDESNTKYAQGGIAAVMHKPDSYEKHIKDTIICGDGLCDEDVVRMVIAESTESIKELISLGARFDKTSTGEYDLAKEGGHSEHRVLHHKDNTGFEIERALLEQVHKHPNIEILPHHFAIDILTQHHLGIEVTRRTPDITCYGAYVLNEKTGRIETIIAKTTLVATGGAGNVYSVTTNPGIATGDGISMVYRAKGTIENMEFYQFHPTALYNPGENPSFLISEAVRGFGGILRTQDGKEFMHKYDSRLSLAPRDIVARAIDNEMKLRGEDFVYLDCTHLDQKKFTEHFPNIFNKCKTLGIDTGKKMIPVAPAAHYMCGGIKVDKKGRASLKNLYAVGECSSTGLHGANRLASNSLLEAVVYANLASKDAIDAAKATSYCNGIPDWDAEGTEAPEEMILITQSLREVQAIMTYYVGIVRSNLRLQRAFDRLEILYKENEALYNKTTISPKLCELRNLINVAYLIIIGAQERKESRGLHYNVDYPKK from the coding sequence TTGAAACGACACGTTGATTTCCTGATTTTGGGCTCGGGTATTGCCGGCCTGAGCTATGCGCTTAAAGTTGCGCCTCACGGCAAAGTGTGCATGGTAACCAAAGCCACTGAAGATGAATCCAATACCAAATATGCCCAGGGCGGTATTGCGGCGGTGATGCACAAACCCGATTCGTATGAAAAACATATTAAAGACACCATAATTTGCGGTGATGGTTTGTGTGATGAGGATGTAGTCCGAATGGTAATTGCCGAATCAACAGAAAGTATAAAAGAATTAATTTCATTAGGAGCCCGTTTTGACAAAACCTCAACAGGCGAATATGACCTGGCCAAAGAAGGCGGACACTCAGAACACCGGGTATTGCATCATAAGGACAATACAGGATTTGAAATAGAGCGCGCTTTACTCGAACAGGTGCACAAGCACCCTAATATAGAAATATTGCCGCATCACTTCGCCATTGATATCCTTACCCAACATCATCTTGGAATTGAAGTAACCCGCAGAACACCTGATATTACATGTTACGGAGCTTATGTATTGAATGAAAAGACGGGAAGAATAGAAACCATTATTGCAAAAACAACTTTAGTGGCAACAGGCGGTGCCGGAAATGTATACAGCGTTACTACTAATCCTGGAATTGCCACAGGCGATGGCATATCAATGGTATACCGCGCCAAGGGGACTATTGAAAATATGGAATTTTACCAATTTCACCCAACTGCACTTTATAACCCGGGGGAGAATCCTTCATTTCTCATCTCAGAAGCCGTTCGCGGTTTCGGTGGAATTTTAAGAACGCAGGATGGAAAAGAATTCATGCATAAATACGATAGCCGCCTATCACTCGCACCACGCGATATTGTGGCCCGCGCAATTGATAATGAAATGAAATTACGGGGGGAAGATTTTGTTTACCTGGATTGCACGCATCTCGATCAAAAAAAATTCACTGAACACTTTCCGAATATTTTCAACAAGTGCAAAACACTAGGGATTGATACGGGTAAAAAAATGATCCCTGTAGCACCCGCTGCACATTATATGTGCGGAGGCATTAAAGTGGATAAAAAAGGCCGTGCTTCATTGAAAAATCTGTATGCAGTTGGAGAGTGCTCCTCAACAGGATTGCATGGTGCTAACCGGTTAGCTTCTAATTCATTGCTTGAAGCAGTAGTGTATGCGAACCTGGCAAGTAAAGATGCTATTGATGCGGCAAAAGCAACATCATACTGCAACGGTATACCCGATTGGGATGCTGAGGGGACTGAAGCTCCCGAAGAAATGATCCTGATCACGCAAAGTTTACGTGAGGTACAGGCTATTATGACCTATTATGTAGGAATAGTGCGTTCCAACCTGCGTTTGCAAAGAGCCTTTGACCGTCTTGAAATACTTTATAAAGAGAATGAAGCCCTCTATAACAAAACAACCATATCACCAAAGCTTTGCGAACTAAGAAACCTGATCAACGTTGCATACCTGATAATAATCGGAGCGCAGGAAAGGAAAGAAAGCCGGGGACTTCATTATAATGTGGATTATCCCAAAAAATGA
- a CDS encoding NifU family protein, with product MESPVKKPVVIYAESTPNPSAMKFVANRLLVPEGATVEYKTPAEAKTSPLALQLFMFSFVKQVFIAGNYITITKNDTVVWEDVIQHARDFIKLFLEEGNAVVNELPQKEVATDNTFVETKSVYTEHTAPVTEIETKIVEILEEYIRPAVEQDGGLITFKSFTNGIVTVQMKGSCSGCPSSTLTLKAGIEGLLKRMVPDVKEVVAEAV from the coding sequence ATGGAATCACCAGTAAAAAAACCGGTTGTAATATATGCTGAAAGCACCCCCAATCCTTCAGCTATGAAATTTGTTGCTAACAGGCTGTTGGTGCCTGAAGGAGCAACGGTTGAATACAAAACCCCTGCGGAAGCTAAAACATCACCTCTGGCTTTGCAGCTTTTTATGTTTTCATTTGTAAAGCAGGTATTCATTGCGGGGAATTATATTACCATTACTAAGAATGATACTGTTGTATGGGAAGATGTTATTCAACATGCCAGGGATTTTATCAAACTGTTTTTGGAAGAAGGAAATGCTGTGGTAAATGAATTGCCCCAAAAGGAAGTAGCTACTGACAATACATTTGTTGAAACAAAAAGTGTTTATACTGAACACACAGCGCCGGTTACCGAAATAGAAACAAAAATAGTTGAGATACTTGAAGAATATATTCGTCCGGCAGTAGAGCAGGATGGAGGACTGATCACGTTCAAGTCTTTTACTAATGGTATAGTGACTGTTCAGATGAAAGGCTCCTGCAGTGGTTGCCCATCATCAACACTAACACTAAAGGCTGGTATTGAAGGCTTATTGAAGCGTATGGTACCCGATGTGAAAGAAGTAGTGGCGGAAGCGGTTTGA